In Polaribacter sp. Hel_I_88, the following proteins share a genomic window:
- a CDS encoding SulP family inorganic anion transporter — protein sequence MTNFIKKITPNAKDDVLAGITVSLAMIPEVVAFAFVAQIDPLVALSGAFIIGLITAIFGGRPGLISGAAGAVAVIFVTMIAEGHTKGMLFDTPIDNMGYFYLLACVILMGVIQILAGVFKLGRFVRLIPHSVMMGFVNGLAIVIFWAQVKMFTHKSLEVSADGVKTYVSSYMQGTELYIMLGLVALTMAIIWVLPKITKKLPASLTAILVTTGIVVFSGMDVSTVGSYIIEGGGTGLKGEFPTPNVELWQNLPFNLDTLTFILPFAFLAASVGLIESLMTMNLVDELTETRGNGNKECVAQGAGNILSGLFGGTGGCGMIGQTVININAGGRGRLSGIMMAITLLTFILFTDKLIEQVPIAALIGVMFMMVIETFAWSSFRILKKIPKSDAFVLITVSAVTVIYDLAIAVFVGVIISALAFAWENAKKIRARKRFREDGTKVYEIWGPLFFGSIAAFNEKFDVKNDPDNVEIDFVEARVSDHSAIEAIFALVEKYQAANKKIILKHLSEDCKVLLYKASPIFTDIIVEDIDDPRYHLAANPEKFPKPLGEYKF from the coding sequence ATGACAAATTTTATCAAAAAAATAACGCCAAACGCAAAAGACGATGTTTTAGCAGGAATTACAGTTTCGCTTGCTATGATTCCTGAAGTAGTAGCTTTTGCATTTGTAGCACAAATAGATCCTTTAGTGGCGCTTTCTGGTGCATTTATTATTGGTTTAATTACAGCTATTTTTGGTGGACGACCAGGTTTAATTTCTGGTGCAGCTGGTGCAGTTGCTGTTATTTTTGTAACCATGATTGCTGAAGGACACACAAAAGGAATGTTGTTTGATACGCCAATTGATAATATGGGTTATTTTTATTTGTTGGCTTGTGTTATTTTAATGGGCGTTATTCAAATTTTGGCAGGTGTTTTTAAATTAGGGCGTTTTGTGCGTTTAATTCCTCATTCTGTAATGATGGGTTTTGTAAACGGATTAGCTATCGTAATTTTTTGGGCACAAGTAAAAATGTTTACACACAAATCTTTAGAAGTTTCTGCAGATGGTGTAAAAACATACGTAAGTTCTTATATGCAAGGCACAGAACTCTATATTATGCTAGGTTTGGTAGCTTTAACTATGGCAATTATTTGGGTGTTACCAAAAATTACTAAAAAATTACCGGCTTCTTTAACGGCTATTTTAGTAACTACAGGAATTGTGGTTTTTTCTGGAATGGACGTTTCTACAGTAGGCTCTTATATTATAGAGGGTGGAGGAACTGGTTTAAAAGGCGAATTCCCAACTCCAAATGTAGAACTTTGGCAAAACTTACCTTTTAATTTAGATACACTTACTTTTATTTTACCTTTTGCTTTTTTAGCAGCTTCTGTGGGTTTAATTGAATCTTTAATGACAATGAACTTGGTAGATGAATTAACAGAAACCAGAGGAAATGGAAATAAAGAATGCGTAGCTCAAGGTGCTGGAAATATTTTAAGCGGTCTTTTTGGTGGAACAGGTGGTTGTGGAATGATTGGGCAAACAGTCATCAACATTAATGCTGGTGGACGTGGACGTTTGTCTGGAATTATGATGGCAATTACCTTATTAACCTTTATTCTTTTTACTGATAAATTAATTGAACAAGTACCAATTGCAGCGTTAATTGGGGTGATGTTTATGATGGTGATTGAAACTTTTGCTTGGTCTAGTTTTAGAATTTTAAAGAAAATTCCAAAATCGGATGCTTTTGTTTTAATTACAGTTTCTGCTGTTACTGTAATTTACGATTTAGCGATTGCAGTTTTTGTAGGTGTTATTATTTCTGCTTTAGCTTTTGCATGGGAAAATGCGAAGAAAATTAGAGCTAGAAAGCGTTTTAGAGAAGATGGAACCAAAGTGTACGAAATTTGGGGACCTTTATTTTTTGGAAGTATTGCTGCTTTCAACGAAAAATTCGATGTTAAAAATGACCCAGATAACGTAGAAATTGATTTTGTAGAAGCACGTGTTTCAGATCATTCTGCTATTGAAGCTATTTTTGCTTTGGTTGAAAAATACCAAGCTGCTAACAAGAAAATAATTCTAAAACATTTAAGTGAAGATTGTAAGGTTTTACTCTATAAAGCTAGCCCAATTTTTACAGATATTATTGTAGAAGATATAGATGATCCTCGTTATCATTTAGCTGCAAATCCAGAGAAGTTTCCAAAACCTTTAGGAGAGTATAAGTTTTAG
- the pyrE gene encoding orotate phosphoribosyltransferase, with protein sequence MIRNKDTSKKTAELLLQIKAIKLNPSEPFQWASGWKSPIYCDNRITLSYPSVRVFLKEEIAKITELEYGKPDVIAGVATGAIAIGILVAQELGVPFVYVRPEPKSHGRKNQIEGHLERGQNVVVIEDLISTGNSSLNAVAALKEAGAVVKGMVAIFSYGFDVATQNFKEKNIALKTLSNYENLLEQALDSNYISEKELLTLQEWRANPSQWKQ encoded by the coding sequence ATGATTAGGAACAAAGATACTTCAAAAAAAACGGCTGAACTTTTATTGCAAATAAAAGCGATTAAATTAAATCCAAGCGAACCTTTTCAGTGGGCTTCTGGTTGGAAATCTCCTATTTATTGTGATAATAGGATAACACTTTCTTACCCTTCTGTTCGTGTCTTTCTAAAAGAAGAAATTGCTAAAATTACAGAATTAGAGTATGGCAAGCCAGATGTTATTGCAGGTGTTGCCACTGGTGCCATTGCTATTGGTATTTTAGTAGCGCAAGAATTGGGTGTGCCTTTTGTATATGTTAGGCCAGAACCAAAATCTCATGGTAGAAAAAACCAAATTGAAGGGCATTTAGAACGTGGACAAAATGTGGTGGTTATCGAAGATTTAATTAGCACAGGAAACAGTAGTTTAAATGCGGTTGCAGCTTTAAAAGAAGCTGGTGCTGTTGTAAAAGGAATGGTGGCTATTTTTTCTTACGGATTTGATGTAGCTACTCAAAATTTTAAGGAGAAAAACATTGCATTAAAAACATTAAGTAACTACGAAAACTTGTTAGAGCAAGCCTTAGATAGTAATTATATTTCTGAAAAAGAATTGCTTACCTTGCAAGAATGGAGAGCAAATCCTAGTCAGTGGAAACAATAA
- the ftsH gene encoding ATP-dependent zinc metalloprotease FtsH: protein MSDKNKDKDNKPNLPKLKFSSYWIYGAVLIAIIAVQFFSSGDLASKSISKNKFDEILRDNDIKKIVVINKDVAQVFLTEDALKKSKHKEFTNSTFYRPGSPVYEYNFGDQRTFEENIKIAKEEKPDLIVDIENKEKTSVFDAIISFLPFIILIAIWLFFMRRMSGGGSGGGGGGQIFSIGKSKAKLFDKDTKVKTTFENVAGLEGAKEEVQEIVDFLKNPDKYTSLGGKIPKGALLVGPPGTGKTLLAKAVAGEAGVPFFSLSGSDFVEMFVGVGASRVRDLFKQAAQKSPSIIFIDEIDAIGRARGKNSMTGGNDERENTLNQLLTEMDGFGTDVNVIVIAATNRADVLDSALMRAGRFDRQIYVDLPDIRERQEIFEVHIKPLKMADDVNIEFLAQQTPGFSGADIANMCNEAALIAARQGKKAIHHQDFLDAVDRIVGGLEKKKKRITPKEKEVIAFHEAGHATVSWMLEHAAPLVKVTIVPRGQSLGAAWYLPAERLIVQTEQMLDEMCATLGGRAAEKIIFNKISTGALSDLEKVTKQARAMVTVYGLNDKVGNITYYDSTGNDSFVKPYSEETGKTIDKEISKMIEIQYERAVELLSNNKEKLTVLAELLLEKEVIFKDDLQKIFGKRPFEEDEEAGDVIKEENVPTVEKIPEA, encoded by the coding sequence ATGAGTGATAAAAATAAAGATAAAGACAACAAACCTAACTTACCAAAACTTAAATTTAGTTCTTATTGGATCTATGGTGCAGTTTTAATAGCAATTATAGCTGTACAATTTTTTAGTAGTGGAGATTTAGCTTCTAAAAGTATTTCAAAAAACAAATTTGATGAAATTTTAAGAGATAACGATATTAAAAAAATCGTTGTGATTAATAAAGACGTTGCTCAAGTTTTTTTAACAGAAGATGCTTTAAAAAAATCGAAACACAAAGAATTTACAAATTCTACCTTTTATAGACCAGGTTCACCTGTTTACGAATATAATTTCGGAGACCAAAGAACATTTGAAGAAAATATAAAAATAGCAAAAGAAGAAAAACCAGACTTAATTGTAGATATCGAAAACAAAGAAAAAACAAGTGTTTTCGATGCTATTATTAGCTTTTTACCTTTCATCATATTAATCGCTATTTGGTTATTTTTTATGAGAAGAATGTCTGGAGGAGGCTCTGGAGGTGGAGGTGGAGGTCAAATTTTTAGCATCGGAAAATCGAAAGCTAAATTATTTGATAAAGATACCAAAGTAAAAACTACATTCGAAAATGTTGCTGGATTAGAAGGCGCAAAAGAAGAGGTACAAGAAATTGTGGATTTCTTAAAAAACCCAGATAAATATACTTCTTTAGGAGGTAAAATACCAAAAGGAGCTTTATTAGTAGGACCTCCAGGAACTGGTAAAACGTTATTAGCAAAAGCTGTTGCAGGAGAAGCTGGTGTGCCATTTTTCTCTTTATCAGGATCAGATTTTGTAGAAATGTTTGTTGGTGTAGGTGCTTCTAGAGTTAGAGATTTATTTAAGCAAGCTGCACAAAAATCTCCTTCTATTATTTTTATTGATGAGATTGATGCCATTGGTAGAGCTCGTGGAAAAAATAGTATGACTGGTGGAAATGACGAACGTGAAAATACCTTGAACCAGTTATTAACTGAAATGGATGGTTTTGGAACAGACGTAAATGTAATTGTTATTGCAGCAACTAACAGAGCAGATGTTTTAGATAGTGCATTAATGAGAGCAGGTCGTTTTGACCGTCAAATTTATGTTGATTTACCAGATATTAGAGAAAGACAAGAAATTTTTGAAGTGCATATTAAGCCTTTAAAAATGGCAGATGACGTAAATATTGAATTTTTAGCACAACAAACACCAGGATTTTCTGGAGCTGATATTGCCAATATGTGTAATGAAGCTGCCCTAATTGCTGCAAGGCAAGGTAAAAAAGCAATTCATCACCAAGATTTTTTAGATGCTGTTGATAGAATTGTGGGTGGTTTAGAAAAGAAAAAGAAGAGAATTACACCAAAAGAAAAAGAAGTAATTGCTTTTCACGAAGCTGGTCATGCTACAGTAAGCTGGATGTTAGAACATGCTGCACCATTAGTAAAAGTTACAATTGTACCTAGAGGACAATCTCTTGGAGCTGCTTGGTATTTGCCAGCAGAAAGATTAATTGTGCAAACTGAGCAAATGTTAGATGAAATGTGTGCTACTTTAGGAGGTAGAGCAGCAGAAAAAATCATCTTTAATAAGATTTCTACAGGTGCATTAAGCGATTTAGAAAAAGTTACCAAGCAAGCTAGAGCAATGGTTACAGTTTATGGTTTGAATGATAAAGTTGGTAATATTACCTATTATGATTCTACAGGAAACGATTCTTTTGTAAAGCCTTATAGCGAAGAAACAGGAAAAACGATTGATAAAGAAATTTCTAAGATGATAGAAATTCAATACGAAAGAGCTGTTGAATTGTTATCAAATAACAAAGAAAAATTAACAGTACTTGCTGAATTGTTATTAGAAAAAGAAGTTATTTTTAAAGACGATTTACAAAAAATCTTTGGGAAAAGACCTTTTGAAGAAGATGAGGAAGCTGGTGATGTTATCAAAGAAGAAAACGTTCCTACAGTAGAAAAAATACCTGAAGCATAG
- a CDS encoding biotin--[acetyl-CoA-carboxylase] ligase has product MKLIKLNAIASTSSFLKEMAQNSALENFTVVTTKEQTKGRGQQSNSWISEPHKNLTISVFIKDFDLEIHQQKYLNFAISLAIFNVLLEEEIPKPSIKWPNDILSAKNKICGILIENNIRNHKIYATIVGIGLNVNQTEFPEFLKNVTSLKKIKDFNFNLDALLLRLIEKIKEKIQLLVSKKYEELENDYLKVLYKKNIPTMFKDSNDVLFMGIITGISNSGNLLVELEDETVKEFGIKEISLA; this is encoded by the coding sequence TTGAAATTAATCAAACTTAATGCCATTGCCTCTACTAGTTCATTTTTAAAAGAAATGGCTCAAAATTCTGCATTAGAAAACTTTACAGTTGTTACTACAAAAGAGCAGACAAAAGGACGTGGACAACAATCTAATTCTTGGATTTCAGAACCTCATAAAAACCTTACTATAAGTGTATTTATTAAAGATTTTGATTTAGAAATTCATCAACAAAAATACTTAAATTTTGCGATTAGCTTGGCAATTTTTAACGTGCTTCTTGAAGAGGAAATACCAAAACCGAGTATCAAATGGCCAAACGACATTCTGTCAGCAAAAAATAAAATTTGTGGAATTCTGATTGAAAATAATATCAGAAATCATAAAATTTATGCGACAATTGTAGGAATTGGGCTGAATGTAAATCAAACTGAATTTCCTGAATTTTTAAAAAATGTAACTTCTTTAAAAAAAATTAAAGACTTCAATTTTAATTTGGATGCACTCCTTTTAAGGTTGATTGAAAAAATTAAAGAAAAAATACAGCTTTTAGTTTCGAAAAAATATGAGGAACTGGAAAACGATTATTTAAAAGTGTTGTACAAAAAAAACATCCCAACTATGTTTAAAGATAGTAACGATGTTTTGTTTATGGGAATTATTACTGGAATTTCTAACTCTGGAAATCTTCTTGTTGAACTAGAGGATGAAACCGTTAAAGAATTCGGAATTAAAGAAATTTCTTTGGCTTAA
- a CDS encoding NUDIX hydrolase, whose translation MYKVFINDKPIIVTSSSKKENNFPVYLFKDIAFDEIVYKLQNENIKGINLYSVDLENDWNSFLKNLKVVPAAGGLVLNDEKEVLFIYRNNIWDLPKGRIEKGETIETAAIREVEEECGICNVSIEKKLLITYHIYFQNGIRLKETHWFLMISDFKGDLKPQLEEGITDVVFKNEHQTKEALQNTYANIKLVYDTYKDF comes from the coding sequence ATGTATAAAGTTTTTATAAATGATAAACCAATAATTGTAACATCTTCGTCGAAAAAAGAAAATAATTTTCCTGTATATCTTTTTAAAGATATTGCTTTTGATGAAATCGTTTACAAGCTTCAAAATGAAAATATTAAAGGCATCAACCTCTATTCTGTAGATTTAGAAAACGATTGGAACTCCTTTTTAAAGAACCTAAAAGTGGTTCCTGCTGCTGGTGGTTTGGTTTTAAATGATGAAAAAGAAGTCCTTTTTATTTATAGAAATAATATTTGGGATTTACCAAAAGGAAGAATCGAAAAAGGCGAAACGATTGAAACTGCTGCCATCAGAGAAGTTGAAGAAGAATGTGGCATTTGTAATGTATCCATCGAAAAAAAACTACTCATTACCTATCATATTTATTTTCAAAACGGAATTCGATTAAAAGAAACACATTGGTTTTTAATGATTTCTGATTTTAAAGGCGATTTAAAACCACAACTTGAAGAAGGAATTACAGATGTTGTTTTCAAAAATGAGCATCAAACTAAAGAAGCCTTGCAAAATACCTATGCAAATATTAAATTAGTGTACGATACTTATAAAGATTTCTAG
- a CDS encoding acyl-CoA-binding protein, which produces MSKLSQKNNTELDKEYKAAFDKISKLKQALAPDIMLKFYAYYKQANFGNKSIVKSGSDVRSAFKFNAWVQLKGMSSEQAKKEYIELANSI; this is translated from the coding sequence GTGTCCAAGTTATCGCAGAAAAATAATACTGAACTAGACAAAGAGTATAAAGCTGCTTTTGATAAAATATCAAAGTTAAAGCAAGCTCTTGCTCCAGATATTATGCTAAAATTTTATGCCTATTATAAGCAGGCAAATTTTGGTAATAAATCAATTGTTAAGAGCGGTTCAGATGTTAGAAGTGCGTTTAAATTTAATGCTTGGGTACAATTAAAAGGAATGAGTTCAGAACAGGCAAAAAAAGAATATATAGAATTAGCGAATTCAATTTAA
- a CDS encoding phosphatidate cytidylyltransferase → MRNLLRRLFSGIVYILIFVSSILFSQESYIALVTIFGFLSIWEFSKMIKTKNYAAYIFFPFVLFLMMQRQESFIVTGILVITLLSSLFLIYQLFAEKVVAFSNDRLKLGVTIRYIIFSMCFLIMLPFYKNTFHPYLMISILCIIWVNDSFAFLIGKNFGKNKLFPSVSPKKTVEGLFGGLTFSLIAGLFISKFNLDFSLLNWLIIAVIVSLVGTIGDLVESKFKRQANIKDSGNIMPGHGGILDRLDSLLFAAPFVYLYINFII, encoded by the coding sequence ATGCGCAACCTTTTAAGAAGGCTTTTTTCTGGAATTGTTTACATTTTAATTTTTGTCTCTTCCATTCTTTTTTCTCAAGAATCCTATATTGCTTTAGTTACAATATTTGGTTTTTTATCTATCTGGGAATTTTCTAAGATGATAAAGACTAAAAATTACGCTGCCTATATTTTCTTCCCTTTTGTGTTGTTTTTAATGATGCAAAGACAAGAGAGTTTTATTGTAACAGGTATTTTAGTAATTACATTGTTATCTTCTCTTTTTTTAATATATCAATTATTTGCAGAGAAAGTTGTTGCATTTTCTAACGATCGTTTAAAATTAGGCGTAACAATTAGATACATTATTTTTTCGATGTGTTTTTTAATTATGTTACCTTTTTATAAAAATACTTTCCATCCATACTTAATGATTAGCATTTTATGCATTATTTGGGTAAATGATTCTTTTGCCTTTTTAATTGGTAAAAACTTCGGGAAAAATAAATTATTTCCATCAGTATCACCCAAAAAAACAGTTGAAGGTCTTTTTGGAGGTTTAACTTTCTCTTTAATTGCAGGGTTGTTCATTAGTAAGTTTAATTTAGATTTTTCTTTATTAAACTGGTTAATTATTGCTGTAATTGTATCGTTAGTAGGTACTATTGGAGATTTAGTAGAATCAAAATTTAAACGACAAGCAAACATTAAAGATAGTGGAAATATAATGCCTGGTCATGGAGGTATTTTAGATAGATTAGATAGCTTGTTGTTTGCTGCGCCATTTGTATATTTGTATATTAACTTTATTATTTAA
- a CDS encoding phosphatidylserine decarboxylase family protein — MIRFHKEGYKIIVITFIIVIAIILSVERFIDIIWITKSIQVFALVFLIIVLQFFRNPKRVSILDENTIIAPVDGKVVVIEEVEEPEYFKDKRLQISIFMSPINVHVTRYAMSGVIKYSKYHPGKYLVAWHPKASTENERTTVVIDNNVIGEILYRQIAGALAKRIVNYAKEGENVVQGTDAGFIKFGSRVDVYLPLGTKVNVKLGDKVKGGVQVIAEK; from the coding sequence ATGATTCGATTTCATAAAGAAGGCTATAAAATCATCGTAATTACTTTTATTATTGTAATTGCTATTATATTATCCGTAGAAAGGTTTATTGATATTATTTGGATAACCAAATCAATTCAAGTTTTTGCTCTTGTATTTCTAATTATTGTATTGCAGTTTTTTAGAAACCCAAAAAGAGTTTCAATATTAGATGAAAACACAATTATTGCACCTGTAGATGGTAAAGTTGTTGTGATAGAAGAAGTTGAAGAACCAGAATATTTTAAAGATAAAAGATTACAAATATCAATTTTTATGTCTCCAATAAATGTGCACGTTACAAGATATGCCATGAGTGGAGTTATAAAATATAGCAAATACCATCCAGGTAAATATTTGGTTGCTTGGCATCCAAAAGCATCTACCGAAAACGAAAGAACTACAGTTGTCATCGATAATAATGTTATTGGAGAAATTTTGTACAGACAAATTGCTGGAGCACTAGCAAAACGAATTGTAAATTATGCTAAAGAAGGAGAAAATGTTGTACAAGGTACAGATGCAGGATTTATAAAGTTTGGTTCTAGAGTAGATGTATATTTACCTTTAGGAACAAAAGTTAATGTAAAATTAGGAGATAAAGTAAAAGGTGGTGTCCAAGTTATCGCAGAAAAATAA
- a CDS encoding YhcG family protein, with amino-acid sequence MTKKITNNNFHSQIVDLLQSARTKVLRSVNQTMVITYFEIGKMIIEEEQGGKMRAGYGKEIIKELSLLLTEKFGKGFSERNIEQMRQFYNSYSKPQTLSAESEKALKFNLSWSHYLKLMRIDDENERKFYEIESFKNNWSVRELQRQFDAALYTRLVLSRDKIKVKELSVKGLVLESPKDAIKDPYILEFIGLPEHSVYSENDLEQEIINKLEHFLLELGNGFTFVARQKRISFDEKHFRIDLVFYNRLLKCFVLIDLKIGELKHQDLGQMQMYVNYYDREIKLEDENKTIGIVLCRDKSESVVEYTLPENNEQIFASKYKTVLPSKEDLKSLITA; translated from the coding sequence ATGACTAAAAAAATAACAAACAATAATTTTCATTCTCAAATTGTAGATTTATTACAATCAGCAAGAACTAAAGTTTTACGTTCTGTAAACCAAACAATGGTAATTACTTATTTTGAAATAGGTAAAATGATTATTGAAGAAGAACAAGGAGGTAAAATGCGAGCAGGTTATGGAAAAGAGATTATAAAAGAACTTTCACTTCTTCTTACAGAAAAATTTGGTAAAGGTTTTTCTGAAAGAAATATAGAACAAATGAGACAATTTTACAACTCATACTCAAAACCGCAGACACTGTCTGCGGAATCTGAAAAAGCTTTAAAATTCAATTTAAGTTGGTCTCATTATTTAAAATTAATGCGAATTGATGATGAAAATGAGCGTAAATTTTATGAAATAGAAAGTTTTAAAAACAACTGGAGTGTTAGAGAATTACAAAGACAATTTGATGCAGCATTATATACAAGGTTGGTTTTAAGCAGAGATAAAATTAAAGTAAAAGAATTATCTGTAAAAGGACTCGTTTTAGAAAGTCCAAAAGATGCAATTAAAGATCCTTATATTTTAGAATTTATTGGTTTGCCTGAACATTCGGTTTATTCAGAGAATGATTTAGAGCAAGAAATTATAAACAAATTAGAACATTTTTTATTAGAATTAGGCAATGGATTTACATTTGTTGCGAGACAAAAAAGAATTTCTTTTGATGAAAAACATTTTAGAATCGATTTGGTTTTTTATAATAGATTACTAAAATGTTTTGTACTGATAGATTTGAAAATAGGAGAATTAAAACATCAAGATTTAGGGCAAATGCAAATGTATGTCAACTATTATGACAGAGAAATAAAGTTAGAAGATGAAAATAAAACCATTGGAATTGTTTTATGTCGAGATAAAAGTGAATCTGTTGTAGAATATACATTACCAGAAAATAACGAACAAATTTTTGCTAGCAAGTACAAAACAGTTTTGCCAAGCAAAGAGGATTTGAAGTCTTTAATTACAGCATAA
- a CDS encoding DUF3883 domain-containing protein — translation MLEDENGNKHENYEILNLIGYGLSKFNNSFIKEFGFTTKTAFYEYFVKIGIVKTGSVVKNRMDLFDPFFPQNGRKGWWQKGDAYIHRKDLIDNLFGKENVKGFSNIVKLYLKENYKINNIFINVKPILKSRFRKLQETGLEAELYFINNFGLIPEFHNGKLEDARLFGDGYDFQVDVNDNSYLAEIKGIRNSKGLFRMTEKEYEKAQEYKSDYLITLVLNLNDKPKFKIIENPVKNLSFKKINIPSKVTVEYHLEKEIF, via the coding sequence ATGTTAGAAGATGAAAATGGGAATAAACATGAGAATTATGAAATTTTAAATTTAATTGGTTATGGATTATCAAAATTTAACAATAGTTTTATTAAAGAATTCGGGTTTACAACAAAAACAGCTTTTTATGAATACTTTGTCAAGATAGGTATTGTTAAAACTGGAAGTGTTGTTAAAAATAGAATGGATTTATTTGATCCATTTTTTCCACAAAATGGAAGAAAAGGTTGGTGGCAAAAAGGAGATGCCTATATTCATAGAAAAGATTTAATAGACAATCTCTTTGGAAAAGAAAACGTAAAAGGTTTTTCTAATATTGTTAAACTTTATTTAAAGGAAAATTATAAAATAAACAATATTTTTATAAATGTGAAACCTATACTGAAGTCAAGATTTAGAAAATTACAGGAAACAGGTTTAGAAGCAGAATTATATTTTATTAATAACTTTGGCTTAATTCCAGAGTTCCATAATGGTAAACTCGAAGATGCAAGGCTATTTGGTGATGGTTATGATTTTCAAGTTGATGTTAATGATAATTCTTATCTAGCTGAAATAAAAGGAATTAGAAACAGTAAAGGTTTATTTAGAATGACAGAAAAAGAATATGAAAAAGCACAGGAATACAAATCTGATTATTTAATCACTTTGGTTTTAAATTTAAATGATAAACCAAAATTTAAAATAATTGAAAATCCTGTAAAGAATTTATCTTTTAAAAAGATTAATATTCCATCAAAAGTAACAGTTGAATATCATCTAGAAAAAGAAATTTTTTAG
- the rsfS gene encoding ribosome silencing factor has product MAKKQVNIDELISLIIKGIDDVKGENIQLLDLREIENTVCDYFIICSGNSNTQVNAISGSVQKVVSKEIKDKPWHIEGQTNSEWVLMDYVNVVVHIFQKHVRDYYDIESLWGDAKITEINPV; this is encoded by the coding sequence ATGGCAAAAAAGCAAGTAAACATAGACGAATTAATCTCTTTGATTATTAAAGGTATAGATGATGTAAAAGGAGAAAACATTCAACTATTAGATTTAAGAGAGATAGAAAATACGGTTTGCGATTATTTTATTATTTGTTCAGGAAATTCTAATACGCAAGTAAATGCAATTTCTGGATCTGTACAAAAAGTAGTTAGTAAAGAAATAAAAGACAAACCTTGGCATATTGAAGGACAAACGAACTCTGAATGGGTTTTAATGGATTACGTAAATGTTGTGGTTCATATTTTTCAAAAGCATGTTAGAGATTATTATGACATTGAAAGCCTTTGGGGTGATGCAAAAATTACCGAAATTAACCCAGTTTAA
- a CDS encoding lactonase family protein, with protein MKKISMLIVISLFFSCSMSKIKEEKASNFYVGTYTDGESEGIYKYQINADGKLKQIGLVAKTNNPSYLAKTKDNKTLLAVDETNENGTGFVNSFRIEKDSLVFVSKSQSGGTHPCFVSINDDNQVLVANYSGGNVGILEIDNQSGLTNLLAVQQHVGNTIHPKQQKPHAHFAKFHPTKNEIIAVDLGTNQLWFSAFDELKNELQFTNQKTLNMNVGAGPRHFTFHPNNKWLYVVNELNNTVSLVKEKENLYVIDQTIAMLPKDFKNYSKAADIHISKDGQFVYASNRGYESIVIYKIHPENGTLKLVGFQDVKGKHPRNFSLSPDDNFLLVANKDSNNIVSFKRDNKSGKLTFVDEIFAPNPVCVLF; from the coding sequence ATGAAAAAAATATCAATGCTAATTGTAATTTCACTGTTTTTTAGTTGTTCTATGTCAAAAATAAAAGAGGAAAAAGCATCCAATTTCTATGTTGGCACCTATACAGATGGAGAAAGTGAAGGGATTTACAAATATCAAATCAATGCTGATGGAAAATTGAAACAAATTGGGTTGGTTGCAAAAACGAACAATCCTTCTTATTTGGCGAAAACAAAAGACAACAAAACCTTATTGGCAGTAGATGAAACCAATGAAAATGGAACAGGTTTTGTAAATTCTTTTAGAATTGAAAAAGACAGTTTGGTTTTTGTGAGCAAATCTCAATCTGGAGGCACACATCCTTGTTTTGTTTCTATAAATGATGATAATCAAGTGTTGGTTGCCAATTATTCAGGTGGAAATGTTGGTATATTAGAAATTGATAATCAAAGTGGATTGACGAATTTATTGGCTGTTCAACAACATGTAGGAAATACTATACATCCAAAACAGCAAAAACCACATGCACATTTTGCAAAATTCCATCCCACAAAAAACGAAATTATTGCAGTAGATTTAGGAACCAATCAACTTTGGTTTTCAGCTTTTGATGAATTAAAAAACGAGTTGCAGTTTACCAATCAAAAAACACTGAATATGAATGTTGGTGCAGGACCAAGGCATTTTACATTTCATCCTAATAACAAATGGCTATATGTTGTAAATGAGTTGAATAACACTGTTTCTTTGGTCAAAGAAAAAGAGAATTTATATGTGATAGATCAAACAATAGCCATGTTGCCAAAAGATTTTAAGAACTATAGCAAAGCAGCAGACATTCATATTTCTAAAGATGGCCAATTTGTATATGCTTCCAATCGCGGATATGAATCGATTGTGATTTACAAAATACATCCAGAAAATGGGACTTTAAAATTGGTTGGCTTTCAAGATGTGAAAGGCAAACATCCTCGTAATTTTTCATTATCTCCAGATGATAATTTTCTACTAGTTGCCAATAAAGATTCTAACAATATAGTTAGTTTTAAAAGAGATAATAAATCAGGAAAATTAACTTTTGTGGATGAAATTTTTGCGCCAAATCCTGTTTGTGTTTTGTTTTGA